A region of Elusimicrobiota bacterium DNA encodes the following proteins:
- the mutL gene encoding DNA mismatch repair endonuclease MutL, producing the protein MPIIQRLPEEVFSRIAAGEVVERPASLLKELIENSLDAQATSIDVEVFGAGKTSLRVSDNGVGMDAEDVKICLERHATSKISAFEDLDRLLTFGFRGEALYAIAAVSKVTVTSAQKDSKTGWRVTSEGGKITNGPAPVVPGTTVFVKSLFYNTPARLEFLKSDGSERSRLAAVIEEAALANPSVRFTYKSEGRQVLRFEPEDSGDFFTDFDLRAAAVLGDDLAGGLLPIDVERPGVRVRMLVSPFDKMPSSRSFQYFFVNKRPVSSKILNTALYKAYGEHRPAGKQPVCVALLELNPDAFDANVHPGKREVRFKKDGELFEIVSGLVASALAKAKAAAPITLEVAATSQVVADAPSPVDSAVKSSDAAPNPDGYYLGGRGFIPEDFKQLKLSSAVAMGAPEGAPVWYTPPFRYVGQIERSYMVFEANGGLFILDQHAAAERVLYEKLLGEIEAGGAKSQKLMIPIPVDLPASAVRAVLEKADRLHKIGFEVAPFGKNGLHVTAVPALFYQAEDVKKLIHRVIDALSDPVAEAERLKHDVTATIACKAAVKSHDRLGEEEAYKLLDALRDCKDGSACPHGRRAMLSLNRDELARRFQRPGAVPLA; encoded by the coding sequence ATGCCCATCATCCAACGCCTCCCCGAAGAGGTCTTCTCCCGCATCGCCGCCGGCGAGGTGGTCGAGAGACCGGCTTCCCTGCTCAAGGAACTGATCGAGAACTCGTTGGACGCCCAGGCGACGAGCATCGATGTCGAGGTGTTCGGGGCCGGGAAAACGTCATTGCGCGTGTCCGACAACGGCGTGGGCATGGACGCCGAGGACGTGAAGATCTGCCTCGAGCGCCACGCGACGAGCAAAATATCGGCGTTTGAAGATTTAGATCGATTACTTACCTTCGGCTTTCGCGGCGAGGCCCTGTACGCCATCGCGGCGGTCTCCAAGGTCACCGTCACGAGCGCCCAGAAGGACTCCAAGACCGGCTGGCGCGTGACGAGCGAGGGCGGCAAGATCACCAACGGCCCCGCCCCCGTCGTCCCGGGCACGACCGTCTTCGTCAAGAGCCTCTTCTACAACACGCCCGCGCGCCTCGAGTTCCTCAAGTCCGACGGCTCCGAGCGCTCGCGCCTGGCCGCGGTGATCGAGGAGGCCGCGCTGGCCAACCCGTCGGTGCGCTTCACCTATAAGTCCGAGGGCCGCCAGGTCCTGCGCTTCGAGCCCGAGGATTCGGGGGACTTCTTCACCGATTTCGACCTGCGCGCCGCGGCCGTGCTCGGCGACGACCTCGCGGGCGGCCTGCTGCCCATCGACGTCGAGCGTCCCGGCGTGCGCGTGCGCATGCTCGTCTCCCCGTTCGACAAGATGCCGTCCTCGCGCAGCTTCCAGTACTTCTTCGTCAACAAGCGCCCCGTGTCCTCGAAGATCCTGAACACGGCCCTGTACAAGGCCTACGGCGAGCACCGCCCCGCGGGCAAGCAGCCGGTGTGCGTGGCCCTGCTCGAGCTCAACCCCGACGCCTTCGACGCGAACGTCCACCCCGGCAAGCGCGAGGTCCGCTTCAAGAAGGACGGCGAGCTGTTCGAGATCGTCTCCGGCCTCGTCGCCTCCGCGCTCGCCAAGGCCAAAGCCGCGGCTCCCATCACCCTCGAAGTGGCGGCGACGAGTCAGGTCGTCGCCGACGCCCCGTCGCCGGTGGATTCGGCGGTGAAGTCGTCGGATGCTGCGCCGAATCCTGACGGTTATTATCTCGGCGGTCGAGGCTTCATCCCCGAGGACTTCAAGCAGCTCAAGCTCAGCTCCGCCGTCGCGATGGGCGCCCCGGAAGGCGCGCCCGTCTGGTACACCCCCCCTTTCCGCTACGTGGGCCAGATCGAGCGCAGCTACATGGTCTTCGAGGCCAACGGCGGCCTCTTCATCCTCGACCAGCACGCCGCCGCCGAGCGCGTGCTGTACGAGAAGCTGCTGGGCGAGATCGAGGCCGGCGGCGCCAAGTCCCAGAAGCTGATGATCCCGATCCCGGTCGACCTTCCGGCGTCCGCCGTGAGGGCCGTTCTGGAAAAAGCCGACCGGCTGCATAAGATCGGCTTCGAGGTCGCGCCTTTCGGCAAGAACGGGCTGCACGTGACGGCGGTGCCGGCGCTCTTCTATCAAGCCGAAGACGTCAAGAAGCTGATCCACCGCGTCATCGACGCCCTCTCCGACCCCGTCGCCGAAGCCGAACGGCTGAAGCACGACGTCACCGCGACGATCGCGTGCAAGGCCGCCGTAAAGTCGCACGACCGCCTGGGCGAGGAGGAGGCCTACAAGCTCCTCGACGCGCTGCGCGACTGCAAGGACGGCTCGGCCTGCCCGCACGGGCGCCGCGCGATGCTGTCGCTCAACCGCGACGAGCTCGCGCGCCGCTTCCAGCGCCCCGGAGCCGTGCCTCTCGCGTGA
- the mutS gene encoding DNA mismatch repair protein MutS: MSPVEAMPDTPVMRQYQEIKARHPQSILFFRLGDFYEMFGLDAQEASAILGLVLTQRQGFPMCGVPFHNAQNYIARLLRAGRKVAIAEQLEAPGKEKKLVARDVVRVVTPGTVVEDELLDPTASNFLIAIENDLVGWGAACLDVSTGESWATQTLNDRDHRKLYDLLARVRPAEVIASGEAASALWLRSILPPKACLTVRESVKGAAQPAWAAGSAWRNHHLALNAALAARQYVDEAKFRLRELPEPAYRETGAMMQLDETAIRTLELIESASGEKRHTLWGLLDQCRTPMGSRKLKTWLLHPSTDLREIEHRQNCVEDLLDKPEARQSLGKILQEVADLPRVTSRMATRAASPRDLGALRRSLARLPALEAWLADTAFSSGLADLASDLRETAKSLEALGAKLVAALVDDPPLKLSDGGLFRPGYHEELDELRRLKTDSDQVLAELEERERKATGISSLKAGYNSVFGYYIEISKAQSAKAPSTYTRKQTLTNAERYITPELKELETKILSAEEKMLRLEARLFAELRDEAIGFHAPLLRLSELLSELDGFQSLASVAAMHDFVKPKVDFSHDLDIAEGRHPVLAALLPSGTFVANSLTLNARDPQILILTGPNMAGKSTYLRQNALIALLAQIGSFVPAKSARVGVVDKILTRIGAQDALAQGDSTFMVEMKETSHILRSATPRSLVVLDEVGRGTSTFDGISIAWAVLEHLHSSYETRPGEGPRGPRTLFATHYFELTELAKSLPGVVNGNVEVKEWSSAEGGTEVVFLHKIGAGPADRSYGIHVAALAGLPAQLISRAQKILSGLENESGSGRLSSRVVREEMTTPPELPLFEENPVLRTLKLINPETMTPIEALQALNALKKQL, translated from the coding sequence ATGTCTCCCGTCGAGGCCATGCCCGATACGCCGGTGATGCGGCAGTACCAGGAGATCAAGGCCCGCCACCCCCAAAGCATCCTCTTCTTCCGTCTCGGCGACTTCTACGAGATGTTCGGGCTCGACGCCCAGGAAGCCTCCGCGATCCTCGGCCTCGTCCTGACCCAGCGCCAGGGCTTCCCGATGTGCGGCGTGCCCTTCCACAACGCCCAGAACTACATCGCCCGTCTCCTGCGCGCGGGCAGGAAGGTCGCGATCGCCGAGCAGCTCGAGGCTCCCGGCAAGGAGAAGAAGCTGGTCGCCCGCGACGTCGTGCGCGTGGTCACCCCCGGCACGGTCGTCGAGGACGAGCTCCTCGATCCCACCGCGTCCAATTTCCTGATCGCCATCGAGAACGACCTCGTCGGCTGGGGCGCGGCGTGCCTCGACGTCTCCACCGGCGAATCCTGGGCGACGCAGACCCTCAACGACCGCGACCACCGGAAGCTCTACGACCTGCTCGCCCGCGTGCGCCCCGCCGAGGTCATCGCCTCCGGCGAAGCGGCGTCGGCGCTGTGGCTGCGCTCGATCCTGCCGCCGAAGGCCTGCCTGACCGTGCGCGAGAGCGTGAAGGGCGCGGCTCAACCCGCGTGGGCGGCCGGCTCCGCCTGGCGCAACCACCACCTCGCTCTCAACGCCGCCCTGGCCGCGCGGCAGTACGTCGACGAGGCCAAGTTCCGCCTGCGCGAGCTGCCCGAGCCCGCCTACCGCGAGACCGGCGCGATGATGCAGCTCGACGAGACGGCGATCCGCACCCTCGAGCTCATCGAGTCGGCGAGCGGCGAGAAGCGCCACACTTTGTGGGGCCTGCTCGACCAGTGCCGCACCCCGATGGGCAGCCGCAAGCTCAAGACCTGGCTGCTGCACCCGTCGACCGACCTGCGCGAGATCGAGCACCGGCAGAACTGCGTCGAGGATCTTCTCGATAAGCCGGAAGCGCGGCAGTCATTGGGCAAGATCCTGCAGGAGGTCGCCGACCTCCCCCGCGTGACGAGCCGCATGGCCACGCGCGCCGCGAGCCCCCGGGACCTCGGCGCGCTGCGCCGCTCGCTGGCGCGTCTGCCCGCCCTCGAGGCCTGGCTCGCCGACACCGCGTTCTCCTCCGGCCTCGCCGACCTCGCTTCGGACCTGCGCGAGACGGCCAAGTCGCTCGAGGCGCTCGGCGCGAAGCTCGTCGCGGCCCTGGTCGACGACCCGCCGCTGAAGCTCTCCGACGGCGGCCTCTTCCGGCCGGGGTACCACGAGGAGCTCGACGAGCTGCGCCGCCTGAAGACGGACTCCGACCAGGTCCTGGCGGAGCTCGAGGAGCGCGAGCGCAAGGCGACCGGCATCTCCAGCCTCAAGGCCGGCTACAACTCGGTGTTCGGCTACTACATCGAGATCAGCAAGGCTCAGAGCGCCAAGGCTCCCTCCACTTATACGCGCAAGCAGACCTTGACCAACGCCGAGCGCTACATCACGCCCGAGCTCAAGGAGCTCGAGACGAAGATCCTGTCGGCGGAAGAGAAGATGCTGCGGCTCGAGGCGCGCCTGTTCGCCGAGCTGCGCGACGAGGCCATCGGCTTCCACGCCCCGTTGCTGCGCCTGTCCGAGCTGCTCAGCGAGCTCGACGGCTTCCAGTCGCTCGCCTCCGTCGCCGCGATGCACGACTTCGTCAAGCCGAAGGTCGACTTTTCCCATGACCTCGACATCGCGGAAGGCCGCCACCCCGTCCTGGCCGCGCTCCTGCCCTCCGGCACCTTCGTCGCCAACTCGCTGACGCTCAACGCGCGCGACCCGCAGATCCTGATCCTGACCGGACCCAACATGGCCGGCAAGTCCACCTACCTGCGCCAGAACGCGCTGATCGCGCTCCTCGCCCAGATCGGCTCCTTCGTCCCCGCGAAGTCCGCGCGCGTCGGCGTGGTCGACAAGATCCTGACGCGCATCGGCGCGCAGGACGCCCTCGCGCAGGGCGACTCGACCTTCATGGTCGAGATGAAGGAGACGTCGCACATCCTGCGCTCGGCGACGCCGCGCTCCCTCGTCGTCCTCGACGAGGTCGGCCGCGGCACCTCGACCTTCGACGGCATCTCGATCGCGTGGGCCGTCCTCGAGCACCTCCACTCCTCTTATGAGACGCGGCCCGGGGAAGGGCCGCGCGGGCCGCGCACTTTGTTCGCCACCCACTACTTCGAGCTCACCGAGCTGGCCAAGTCCCTGCCCGGCGTCGTCAACGGCAACGTCGAGGTCAAGGAGTGGTCCAGCGCCGAGGGCGGCACCGAGGTCGTGTTCCTCCACAAGATCGGCGCGGGCCCGGCGGACCGGTCGTACGGCATCCATGTGGCGGCCCTGGCCGGCCTGCCGGCTCAGCTCATCTCGCGGGCCCAGAAGATATTGTCGGGTCTCGAGAACGAGTCCGGCTCCGGCCGTCTCAGCAGCCGCGTCGTGCGCGAGGAGATGACGACCCCGCCTGAGCTGCCCTTATTCGAGGAAAACCCTGTTTTGAGGACGCTCAAGCTCATCAACCCGGAGACCATGACGCCGATCGAGGCGCTGCAGGCTCTGAACGCGTTGAAGAAACAACTGTAA
- a CDS encoding GMC family oxidoreductase codes for MNIVVGSGPSGVAAASALLDAGKPVLMLDIGRELEPERCQSSRYFQYSGHAEAGDDPARKLVFGSSYPYMTDREAGLIQKGTKCLASGGKGGLSAVWGASVLPFPDGEIADWPFPAAALHDHYKKAAAILGIAGAADGLAERFPYYAPPLPPLNPSLQAQSVLARFSSNAKALQGSGFAFGRARHAVNASACRYDGTCLSGCERDAIWSAARVVEALKKRPGFEYRGGVRVLSIEDRPDGLRLHAAREGASRTVYDGEKAFLACGPLATTRLVCGSFGAPAEGLPLLSQPYFVLPLLLDRGVPGAPEERLHTLAQVYLELEDKEVSTHPVHLQVYGHNEVIAERLESAAAWAGPLSGAVVRHFAPRLLAIQGYLHSDEGIPVRITAEGRGEDCRLTVKAADASATKAAVRRVAAKIARHSADLGFTPLSFLRKVGLPGEGNHAGGSFPMKKTPGAWQTDSAGRLHGHERIHLVDSSVLPSIPAATFTYAVMANACRIASEAA; via the coding sequence ATGAACATCGTCGTCGGCTCGGGTCCCTCCGGAGTCGCCGCGGCCTCGGCTCTGCTCGACGCGGGCAAGCCGGTCCTGATGCTCGACATCGGCCGCGAGCTCGAACCCGAAAGGTGTCAGTCCTCCCGGTATTTTCAGTATTCCGGACATGCGGAGGCCGGAGACGACCCCGCGCGAAAGCTCGTCTTCGGCTCGTCTTACCCCTACATGACGGACCGGGAGGCGGGCCTGATCCAAAAGGGCACGAAATGCCTCGCCTCCGGCGGCAAGGGCGGCCTGTCGGCCGTCTGGGGAGCGTCGGTCCTGCCTTTTCCGGACGGCGAAATCGCGGACTGGCCTTTCCCGGCGGCCGCGCTCCATGATCATTATAAGAAAGCCGCCGCGATCCTGGGAATAGCCGGAGCCGCCGACGGCCTGGCCGAACGATTCCCGTACTACGCCCCGCCGCTTCCCCCGCTGAACCCGTCCTTGCAGGCCCAGTCCGTCCTCGCCCGGTTCTCGTCGAACGCCAAGGCTCTCCAGGGCTCCGGCTTCGCGTTCGGACGCGCCCGTCACGCGGTGAACGCCTCGGCCTGCCGATACGACGGGACCTGCCTGTCCGGCTGCGAGCGCGACGCGATCTGGAGCGCGGCCCGCGTCGTCGAGGCGTTGAAGAAGCGTCCGGGGTTCGAGTATCGCGGCGGCGTGCGGGTCCTGTCGATCGAGGATCGCCCCGACGGCCTCCGCCTGCATGCCGCGCGTGAAGGCGCGTCGCGGACGGTCTACGACGGCGAGAAGGCGTTCCTCGCCTGCGGCCCGCTGGCCACGACGCGCTTGGTGTGCGGGTCATTCGGCGCTCCGGCAGAGGGCCTTCCTTTGCTGTCGCAGCCCTACTTCGTGCTGCCTCTTCTTCTCGACCGCGGCGTTCCCGGCGCCCCCGAGGAACGCCTCCACACCTTGGCCCAGGTCTATCTGGAGCTCGAGGATAAGGAGGTCTCGACGCATCCGGTCCATCTTCAGGTCTACGGCCACAACGAGGTCATCGCCGAGCGCCTCGAGAGCGCCGCGGCTTGGGCCGGCCCCCTCTCCGGCGCCGTCGTGAGGCATTTCGCGCCGCGTCTGCTCGCCATCCAGGGCTACCTGCACTCCGACGAAGGCATCCCGGTCAGGATCACCGCCGAGGGCCGCGGAGAGGACTGCCGCCTCACCGTGAAGGCCGCAGACGCCTCGGCGACGAAGGCCGCCGTCCGGCGCGTGGCCGCCAAGATCGCCCGCCATTCCGCCGATCTGGGCTTCACTCCCCTGTCTTTCCTGCGAAAGGTCGGCCTTCCCGGCGAAGGAAACCACGCCGGCGGCTCGTTCCCGATGAAGAAGACGCCCGGAGCGTGGCAGACGGACTCCGCGGGACGCCTTCACGGCCACGAGCGGATCCACCTCGTCGACTCCTCGGTCCTTCCCTCGATCCCCGCGGCGACCTTCACCTACGCGGTGATGGCCAACGCGTGCCGCATCGCCTCCGAAGCCGCATAG
- a CDS encoding glycosyltransferase family 2 protein, with translation MSALTVSVVVPAYNEAEAIGPVMADLHAELKKRGLEFEILVVDDGSADGTAKAVNPAHARVISHPTNGGYGRALLTGIQAARHEWVLMIDADGSYPPSEILKLLDYAPDFDLVIGAREGAHFWGTPTKAFLRWVYLRLANFVSGEQVPDANSGLRLVRKSLVDQQALVRCLGYSFTTTMTLSFLMQGRFVKYMPIEFRARSGGHSKVKPFRDILRTLQLMTQVMIIYNPLKLFVTLALLLALKAVVLFALAVNLGAPLLVLCSAVASFGALFAFTAGCVLDSMRMHGQWRP, from the coding sequence ATGAGCGCCCTCACGGTCAGCGTCGTCGTCCCCGCGTACAACGAGGCCGAGGCCATCGGCCCGGTGATGGCCGACCTGCACGCCGAGCTCAAGAAGCGCGGCCTCGAGTTCGAGATCCTCGTCGTCGACGACGGCTCCGCCGACGGGACCGCGAAGGCCGTCAACCCCGCGCACGCCCGCGTCATCTCGCACCCGACGAACGGCGGCTACGGCCGCGCCCTGCTGACCGGCATCCAGGCCGCCCGGCACGAGTGGGTGCTGATGATCGACGCGGACGGCTCCTACCCCCCTTCCGAGATCCTGAAGCTGCTCGACTACGCGCCCGACTTCGACCTCGTCATCGGCGCGCGCGAAGGAGCCCATTTCTGGGGCACGCCGACGAAGGCGTTCCTGCGCTGGGTGTACCTGAGGCTCGCGAACTTCGTCTCCGGAGAGCAGGTGCCGGACGCGAACTCCGGGCTGAGGCTCGTGCGCAAGTCCCTCGTCGACCAGCAGGCGCTGGTCCGCTGCCTCGGCTATTCGTTCACGACGACGATGACCCTCTCCTTCCTGATGCAGGGCCGCTTCGTGAAGTACATGCCCATCGAGTTCCGCGCCCGCTCCGGCGGCCACTCGAAGGTGAAGCCCTTCCGCGACATCCTGCGCACGCTCCAGCTCATGACCCAGGTCATGATCATCTACAACCCGCTCAAGCTGTTCGTGACCCTCGCCCTGCTCCTCGCGCTGAAGGCGGTCGTCCTGTTCGCCCTGGCCGTGAACCTCGGCGCGCCTCTCCTCGTCCTCTGCTCGGCGGTCGCCTCCTTCGGCGCGCTGTTCGCCTTCACGGCCGGCTGCGTGCTCGACTCGATGCGCATGCACGGGCAGTGGCGCCCGTAG
- a CDS encoding TlpA family protein disulfide reductase has product MMKDIARWTVVAAAALFWACTPSAPAGAPEAAAALAGKTLDGNTVSLADHKGKVVLVDFWATWCDPCKAEIPELVKLQETLGPKGFVILGVSMDDETEAVAPFAKRAKINYPVLLNGGETAPKGWVVPGLPTAYLIGRDGKVLSRKFGSKSIDKLGAEVEAALAK; this is encoded by the coding sequence GTGATGAAGGATATCGCGCGCTGGACCGTCGTCGCGGCCGCCGCCCTCTTCTGGGCGTGCACGCCGTCCGCGCCCGCGGGCGCCCCCGAAGCCGCCGCCGCGCTGGCCGGCAAGACGCTCGACGGGAACACGGTCTCGCTGGCCGATCACAAGGGCAAGGTCGTGCTCGTGGACTTCTGGGCCACCTGGTGCGACCCGTGCAAGGCGGAGATCCCGGAGCTCGTGAAGCTGCAGGAGACCCTCGGCCCCAAGGGCTTCGTCATCCTCGGCGTGTCGATGGACGATGAGACGGAGGCCGTCGCGCCCTTCGCCAAGCGCGCCAAGATCAACTACCCCGTCCTCCTCAACGGCGGCGAGACCGCCCCGAAAGGCTGGGTCGTGCCGGGTCTGCCCACCGCCTACCTCATCGGCCGCGACGGCAAGGTCCTCTCGCGGAAGTTCGGCTCCAAGTCGATCGACAAGCTCGGCGCCGAAGTCGAAGCCGCCCTCGCGAAGTAG
- a CDS encoding cytochrome c biogenesis protein CcdA, with translation MGNGTVGFGAAFLGGLVSFLSPCVLPLVPGYISFMSGLTLEELSAGGDDDTRLRHAGWESLCFVAGFSLIFTLLGATATTVGRVLAEQAPVVSKVAGAVVILFGLHLTGLLPIKWLYYQKRADTSAFKAGYVGSFFMGLAFAFGWTPCIGPILSGILAIAATRETVGQGMTLLLVYSLGLGIPFVLTGFAVTRFMRFFTRYKKHIRAGEIAAGVLLIAIGLLIFLDKLSMLNRFTPKFLDRFLM, from the coding sequence ATGGGAAATGGAACGGTCGGTTTCGGAGCGGCGTTTCTGGGCGGCCTGGTGTCCTTCCTCTCCCCGTGCGTCCTTCCCCTCGTGCCGGGCTACATCTCGTTCATGTCCGGCCTGACGCTCGAGGAGCTGTCGGCGGGAGGCGACGACGATACCCGCCTGCGCCACGCGGGCTGGGAGTCGTTGTGCTTCGTCGCCGGCTTCTCGCTGATCTTCACCTTGCTCGGCGCGACCGCGACCACGGTCGGTCGCGTGCTGGCCGAGCAGGCCCCGGTCGTCAGCAAGGTCGCCGGCGCGGTCGTCATCCTGTTCGGCCTGCACCTGACCGGGCTGCTGCCGATCAAGTGGCTGTACTACCAGAAGCGCGCGGACACCTCGGCGTTCAAGGCCGGCTACGTGGGCTCCTTCTTCATGGGCCTGGCCTTCGCCTTCGGCTGGACCCCGTGCATCGGGCCGATTCTGTCGGGCATACTCGCGATCGCCGCGACGCGCGAGACCGTCGGCCAGGGCATGACCTTGCTGCTCGTGTACTCCCTGGGCCTCGGCATCCCGTTCGTGCTCACCGGCTTCGCCGTCACGCGCTTCATGCGCTTCTTCACGCGCTACAAGAAGCACATCCGCGCGGGGGAGATCGCCGCCGGAGTCCTGCTCATCGCCATCGGCCTGCTGATCTTCCTCGACAAGCTCTCGATGCTCAACCGCTTCACCCCGAAATTCCTGGATCGGTTCCTGATGTGA
- a CDS encoding bifunctional methionine sulfoxide reductase B/A protein, with amino-acid sequence MNRMMTSLVAVMLFSSATVHAAPAPHKKERKMTYSKPSKEELKKTLTPEQFAVVCNAATEPPFQNAYWNNHEAGLYVDIASGEPLFSSTDKFDSGTGWPSFTKPIEPENVVERKDREFGMVRTEVRSKHGDSHLGHVFDDGPKDKGGLRFCINSASLRFIPVAKLEAEGYGRYLPLFNKVEVARKAQAKAAPAKTETVELAGGCFWGMQHILRKIPGVLSTDVGYAGGQVKNATYRNHEGHAEAVRVVYDPAKLPFEQLLRWYFRMHDPTTKDRQGNDRGSSYRSAIFYHTDAQRKTAEVFIDRLNKKGKWGASIVTEVTKADQYWKAEEDHQDYLQKRPDGYTCHFLRPESVLGD; translated from the coding sequence ATGAACCGAATGATGACAAGCCTCGTCGCCGTGATGCTGTTCTCGTCGGCTACCGTTCACGCCGCGCCGGCCCCCCATAAGAAGGAGAGGAAAATGACCTACTCGAAGCCTTCCAAGGAAGAGCTCAAGAAAACGCTCACCCCGGAGCAGTTCGCCGTGGTGTGCAACGCGGCCACCGAGCCGCCCTTCCAGAACGCCTACTGGAACAACCACGAGGCCGGCCTCTACGTGGACATCGCCAGCGGCGAGCCCTTGTTCTCCTCCACGGACAAGTTCGACTCCGGCACGGGCTGGCCCAGCTTCACCAAGCCGATCGAGCCGGAGAACGTCGTCGAGAGGAAGGACCGGGAGTTCGGCATGGTCCGCACCGAGGTGCGCTCCAAGCACGGCGACAGCCACCTGGGCCACGTCTTCGACGACGGCCCCAAGGACAAGGGCGGCCTGCGCTTCTGCATCAACTCGGCGTCCCTGCGCTTCATCCCGGTCGCCAAGCTCGAGGCCGAGGGCTACGGCCGCTACCTGCCCCTGTTCAACAAGGTGGAGGTCGCGCGCAAGGCGCAGGCCAAGGCCGCTCCCGCCAAGACCGAGACGGTCGAGCTGGCGGGCGGCTGCTTCTGGGGCATGCAGCACATCCTGCGCAAGATTCCCGGCGTGCTGTCCACCGACGTCGGCTACGCCGGCGGTCAGGTCAAGAACGCGACCTACCGCAACCACGAGGGCCACGCCGAGGCCGTGCGCGTCGTCTACGACCCGGCCAAGCTCCCCTTCGAGCAGCTTCTGCGCTGGTACTTCCGCATGCACGACCCGACGACGAAGGACCGCCAGGGCAACGACCGCGGCTCGTCCTACCGCTCCGCGATCTTCTACCACACCGACGCCCAACGGAAGACGGCCGAGGTCTTCATCGACCGCTTGAATAAGAAAGGGAAATGGGGCGCGTCCATCGTCACCGAGGTGACCAAGGCCGACCAGTACTGGAAGGCCGAAGAGGACCACCAGGACTACCTGCAGAAGCGGCCGGACGGCTACACCTGCCACTTCCTGCGGCCCGAATCCGTCCTCGGCGACTGA
- the fumC gene encoding class II fumarate hydratase yields MTPKTRIEKDTMGEIPVAEDRYWGAQTERSLHHFQAGAGRDTLTREMIRAMGVLKRAAASANAELGLLPKDKEKLILAAADEVIAGTLDAHFPLVVWQTGSGTQSNMNANEVISNRAIEMAKGVMGSKKPIHPNDDVNKSQSSNDTFPTAMHIAAAETLVHELVPAVKGLRDVLKKKSKQFDKIVKIGRTHLMDAVPLTLGQEIGGWAAMLDADLQRIEIVLPGLYELAIGGTAVGTGLNTHPDFDKKAADHIAKLTKLPFKPAPNKFEALAGHDALVFAHGALKTLACSMNKIANDVRWLASGPRAGLGELRIPENEPGSSIMPGKVNPTQSEAVTMIAAQVLGNDAAINIGGASGNFELNVFKPLIIHNFLHSAKLLAAGIRGFTEHCAVGIEPDEKRIDELMRRSLMLVTALNTHIGYDASAKIAKTAHAEGLTLKEAALKLKLVTDQQFGDWIKPELMTKPGL; encoded by the coding sequence ATGACCCCGAAAACCAGGATCGAGAAGGACACGATGGGGGAGATCCCCGTCGCCGAGGACCGCTACTGGGGAGCGCAGACCGAGCGCTCCCTTCATCATTTCCAGGCCGGCGCCGGCCGCGACACCTTGACCCGCGAGATGATCCGCGCGATGGGCGTGCTGAAGAGAGCCGCCGCGTCCGCCAACGCCGAGTTGGGCCTGCTGCCCAAGGACAAGGAGAAGCTGATCCTGGCCGCCGCCGACGAGGTCATCGCCGGCACGCTCGACGCGCACTTCCCGCTCGTGGTCTGGCAGACCGGCTCGGGCACGCAGTCGAACATGAACGCCAACGAGGTCATCTCCAACCGCGCCATCGAGATGGCCAAGGGCGTCATGGGAAGCAAGAAGCCGATCCACCCCAACGACGACGTCAACAAGTCCCAGTCGTCCAACGACACCTTCCCGACGGCGATGCACATCGCCGCCGCCGAGACGCTCGTGCACGAGCTCGTGCCCGCCGTCAAAGGCCTGCGCGACGTCCTCAAGAAGAAATCCAAGCAGTTCGACAAGATCGTCAAGATCGGCCGCACCCATCTGATGGACGCGGTGCCCCTGACCCTCGGCCAGGAGATCGGCGGCTGGGCGGCGATGCTCGACGCGGACCTGCAGCGCATCGAGATCGTCTTGCCGGGCTTGTACGAGCTCGCCATCGGCGGCACCGCCGTCGGCACGGGCCTCAACACCCACCCCGACTTCGATAAAAAGGCCGCGGATCACATCGCCAAGCTGACCAAACTCCCCTTCAAGCCCGCCCCCAACAAGTTCGAGGCGCTGGCGGGGCACGACGCGCTCGTCTTCGCGCACGGAGCCCTCAAGACCCTGGCGTGCTCGATGAACAAGATCGCCAACGACGTGCGCTGGCTGGCGAGCGGCCCGCGCGCGGGCCTGGGCGAGCTGCGCATCCCGGAGAACGAGCCGGGCTCGTCGATCATGCCCGGCAAGGTCAACCCGACGCAGAGCGAGGCGGTCACGATGATCGCCGCGCAGGTGCTCGGCAACGACGCGGCGATCAACATCGGCGGCGCCTCGGGCAACTTCGAGCTCAACGTGTTCAAGCCTTTGATCATCCACAACTTCCTCCACTCGGCGAAGCTCCTCGCGGCCGGCATCCGCGGCTTCACCGAGCACTGCGCCGTCGGCATCGAGCCCGACGAGAAGCGCATCGACGAGCTGATGCGCCGCTCGCTGATGCTCGTGACCGCGCTCAACACCCACATCGGCTACGACGCGTCGGCCAAGATCGCCAAGACCGCCCACGCCGAGGGCCTCACGCTCAAAGAGGCGGCGCTCAAGCTCAAGCTCGTGACCGACCAGCAGTTCGGCGACTGGATCAAGCCCGAGCTGATGACCAAGCCCGGCCTATGA